AACATGAACTGGATGCCATTCGTCGTATGGCGCACGAATGCAATGTACAGGTATTATCGCTCAAAACGGCGCAAGTCTATACTGCGGAACAAGCTCAAGAATTTTTACCGAACAATGAAAAATACCGGCGTTATGAAATCAGTAACGACGGAACGTTCGCCGCAAAAATCGGGTCCATCAATTTTTGCCGATGGGTATTGATGTGCCCTGTGATCAATTGGGACGGCACCGTATCGCCATGCTGTTTTGATAAAAATGCGGATTACCCGTTGGGCAATGTATTTGATCCCGGCGGAATGAAAACCATCTGGAAAAATAAAGCGTACCATGATTTTCGTCGCCGCATTTTTACACAGCGTAGCGCTATACCGATTTGCAGCAACTGTTCCGAAGGACTCGAAGTCGAAGTTTACGAAAAAGAATTGATCCCGTCACGACCGGCCTCTGCGGTTGCACTGGATCACGTCGCTTAACCATAAAAGGCCGCCATGAGCAAGAAAAAGGAAAAAAAGAAATCCGAAAAAAAGCAGGGCAAGAAGAAACCGGCCAAACCGGTTCCCGTAAAAAAATCAACCGGCAAAAAAGCCAGTTCTAAACCTGCATCCAAAAAAGCAAAACCGACCAAAAAAAGCGTCGCGGCCAAATCCCCTTCCAAAAATACAACCCCCACTGTTGATAAAAAACAGACGTCCGCTAAGTCAACCAAAAAACAACCGTCCCGCCCCCCAATCCCGCGTACACCGGCAGATAACGTGCGGCGACCTTTTAACATAATTGAGAGTTATATGGGTGAATATCGTTTTAACGACATGTTTGCAGTGCTTTTTGTTTGTACCGGTAATATGTGCCGCAGTCCTTTAGCCGAAGGTATCTTTAAGCGCAAATTGGCCATTGAGTGCCCCGAATCCATCAAACACAAAATCTGGGTAGAATCGTGCGGCATTTACGCGTACGACGGGAATAAGCCTTCGGAAAACGCCATCAAAGTCGGCCATCAAAACGGCGTTGATATTTCCGCAATTCGATCCAAACCGATCAACCGTGTGCTCGTCGAGCAATCCGATCTTATTTTTGCGTTGTCCATTGATCATTTAAACTATATTCAGGAAAATTTTCCGACCGCGCGCCATAAAACATATTTGATGAAAGTATTCGGCAAAGATCGCGGCGTCACGATTTCCGATTCGATCCCCGATCCGATGGGTTTCAGTATGGACTTTTACCTGAAGACCTATAATGAAATCCATGTTACCATAGATGAGATTTTTCAAAAAGTCGTCGCTATGGCCGAACAAAAGCTGAACCCCAAATCATCCGAAAGCATGTAATGCGTTTTGCCATCGTTTTTTTGTTCTTTTATATAAGCGGTATCGCTCATGTCACGGCCGGCGACCCCCTGCGAACGTTGCCCAATAAAGCGTTCCCCGTAGGGGAAAAACTCAAATTTTCCATCGGCTGGGAATTTATCAGCGCGGGCACCGCGACATTGGAGGTGGAGCAGCTCACCGCACACCGCGATCGCCCGTGTTACCTTATTTCCGCGACGACCGTATCCAACGCTTTTTTTTCTACCCTGTATCCGGTCAAAGATCGTTTGGAGTCGTACATTGATCAGGACGGATTGTATCCCCTGAAATATGTGAAAAATACTTCCGAAGGCGGCTATAAACGTAATTTTACTACCGAGTTTTATCACGAACAACGCAAAGCCACGATAGATGACCGCGACTCGGGATACAAAGAAATTGCAATTCCTGAAATGGTACAGGATATCATTTCTGCATTCTATTATTTGCGCAATCAACCGTTGGAAATCGGAAAAACGCTGTCGCTTGCGACGTACGACAACGGCAAAATAAATCAGGCCACGGTGAAGGTGGTTCGTAAAGAAACCATTTCCGTAGATGCCGGTGAATTTCATTGTATTCTTGTACAAACGCCGATCGGGCCTTTTAATAATAAATCCGATCTGAATATTTGGCTTACCGACGATGATCGCAAAATACCGGTTTTGATGAAATCCAAAATTGCCATCGGATCGGTACGGGCTGAACTCGTCGAAATGAGCGGTACTTTTTAAGTTCACCTCAAACCTGTCATTGGTACGCTAACGGGAGAAAACCATGCAGCATTACGTTCACGGATGGTATTCCGAACGCCTCGGCAAACAAATGAACTTTCAGCATTTTGGCCACGGCGGCGCGCCGGTCGTGGTATTTCCCACCACACTCGGCAATC
This genomic window from bacterium contains:
- a CDS encoding DUF3108 domain-containing protein, with amino-acid sequence MRFAIVFLFFYISGIAHVTAGDPLRTLPNKAFPVGEKLKFSIGWEFISAGTATLEVEQLTAHRDRPCYLISATTVSNAFFSTLYPVKDRLESYIDQDGLYPLKYVKNTSEGGYKRNFTTEFYHEQRKATIDDRDSGYKEIAIPEMVQDIISAFYYLRNQPLEIGKTLSLATYDNGKINQATVKVVRKETISVDAGEFHCILVQTPIGPFNNKSDLNIWLTDDDRKIPVLMKSKIAIGSVRAELVEMSGTF